The proteins below come from a single Oncorhynchus gorbuscha isolate QuinsamMale2020 ecotype Even-year linkage group LG12, OgorEven_v1.0, whole genome shotgun sequence genomic window:
- the LOC123991472 gene encoding LOW QUALITY PROTEIN: classical arabinogalactan protein 9-like (The sequence of the model RefSeq protein was modified relative to this genomic sequence to represent the inferred CDS: deleted 1 base in 1 codon) encodes TTITITTISTITTPTTTTITTITTITITTITTITITTTTITITTITTITTTITITTITITTITITTITTITTPTTTTITTITTTTIATIPTITIPTTSPPPSPPPSPPPPSTPSPPPLPPSPPSPSPPPPPSPPPPSPPSPPSPQSPPSPP; translated from the exons accaccatcaccatcaccaccatcagcaccatcaccacccccaccaccaccaccatcaccaccatcaccaccatcaccatcaccaccatcaccaccatcacaatcaccaccaccaccatcaccatcaccaccatcaccaccatcaccaccaccatcaccatcaccaccatcaccatcaccaccatcaccatcaccaccatcaccaccatcaccacccccaccaccaccaccatcaccaccatcaccaccaccaccatcgccaccatccccaccatcaccatccccaccacc tcaccaccaccatccccaccaccatcaccaccaccaccatcgacaccatccccaccaccattgccaccatccccaccatcaccatccccaccaccaccaccatccccaccgccaccatccccaccatccccaccatccccacaatcaccaccatccccacca